A single window of Hirundo rustica isolate bHirRus1 chromosome 16, bHirRus1.pri.v3, whole genome shotgun sequence DNA harbors:
- the YWHAB gene encoding 14-3-3 protein beta/alpha translates to MDKSELVQKAKLAEQAERYDDMAAAMKAVTEQGHELSNEERNLLSVAYKNVVGARRSSWRVISSIEQKTERNEKKQQMGKEYREKIEAELQDICNDVLELLDKYLIVNATQPESKVFYLKMKGDYYRYLSEVASGDNKQTTVANSQQAYQEAFEISKKEMQPTHPIRLGLALNFSVFYYEILNSPEKACNLAKTAFDEAIAELDTLNEESYKDSTLIMQLLRDNLTLWTSENQGDEGDAGEGEN, encoded by the exons ATGGATAAAAGCGAGTTGGTACAGAAAGCCAAACTGGCTGAGCAGGCCGAGCGTTACGATGACATGGCTGCAGCTATGAAGGCTGTCACTGAGCAGGGACATGAACTGTCCAATGAAGAAAGGAATCTCCTCTCCGTGGCCTACAAGAACGTGGTCGGTGCCCGTCGCTCGTCCTGGCGTGTGATTTCCAGCATCgaacagaaaacagagagaaacGAGAAGAAACAGCAGATGGGAAAAGAATATCGTGAGAAAATTGAGGCTGAATTGCAGGATATCTGCAATGATGTTCTG GAACTCCTGGATAAATACCTTATTGTCAATGCCACGCAGCCAGAAAGCAAGGTCTTctatttgaaaatgaaaggtGATTACTACAGATACCTTTCAGAGGTGGCATCTGGGGACAATAAGCAAA CAACGGTAGCAAACTCCCAGCAAGCTTATCAGGAGGCATTTGAAATTAGCAAGAAAGAGATGCAGCCAACACACCCCATTCGACTCGGTTTGGCTCTAAATTTCTCTGTCTTCTACTATGAGATCCTAAATTCTCCTGAAAAAGCCTGTAATCTGGCAAAGACG gCATTTGATGAAGCGATAGCAGAGCTGGACACGCTGAATGAAGAGTCTTACAAAGACAGCACCCTGATCATGCAGCTGCTTAGGGACAACCTCACT CTATGGACGTCGGAAAACCAGGGAGATGAAGGGgatgctggggagggagagaacTAA